One region of candidate division TA06 bacterium genomic DNA includes:
- a CDS encoding MTH1187 family thiamine-binding protein produces MAVVEVTVLPIGTTDVSLSRHVAAALKPLEQSGLKYELGSMGTSIEGPLEEILKVVMQMHETPFQAGHKRVLTTILIDDRRDRDISIEGKKKSVMEKR; encoded by the coding sequence GTGGCTGTTGTAGAGGTTACTGTGCTGCCGATTGGGACCACAGATGTCTCACTCAGTCGGCACGTCGCTGCCGCTCTGAAGCCGCTGGAGCAGAGCGGGCTCAAGTATGAGCTAGGCAGCATGGGAACAAGCATCGAAGGACCTCTCGAAGAGATATTGAAGGTCGTGATGCAGATGCATGAAACTCCATTCCAGGCAGGTCATAAGAGAGTTCTGACCACAATCTTAATAGACGACAGGCGAGACAGAGACATTTCCATAGAAGGAAAGAAGAAATCTGTCATGGAGAAGAGGTAG
- the menA gene encoding 1,4-dihydroxy-2-naphthoate octaprenyltransferase, whose product MKKLVLYLQELRAPFFTASVVPVILGASVAWYHSAQFHWGLFFLTLAGGVLLHAGTNVINDFFDHKSGDDEANVDYVRPFTGGSRMIQKGLLTPKQVLWESIFAYLGAAAIGVVLVIHRGYPILILGAIGMLCGYSYTGPPLLLASRGVGELVVGVNFGILMSIGSYYVQTGRFALEPALAAGPIAFLILLVLFINQFQDVKADSLTGKRTLVVRLGTKRSSRLYLAIISLTYLWILVFVWFRLMSPFAILALLSVPIAAKATSVALVNYDKPKLLVPANAGTIMLHLSVGLLISLAYVLEGIFS is encoded by the coding sequence TTGAAGAAGTTGGTCCTTTATCTGCAAGAACTGAGAGCACCGTTCTTTACCGCTTCCGTCGTACCCGTAATACTCGGTGCGTCGGTGGCCTGGTACCACTCAGCCCAATTCCACTGGGGGCTCTTTTTTCTGACTCTCGCCGGGGGCGTGCTTCTACATGCTGGAACGAATGTCATAAACGATTTTTTTGACCACAAAAGCGGGGATGATGAGGCCAATGTTGACTATGTCAGGCCTTTCACGGGCGGGAGTCGCATGATCCAGAAAGGGCTGCTCACCCCGAAGCAGGTCCTGTGGGAATCTATATTCGCGTACCTGGGTGCGGCTGCGATCGGGGTTGTCCTGGTCATACACAGAGGTTATCCCATACTCATTCTGGGTGCTATAGGAATGCTCTGTGGATACTCCTATACGGGACCACCTCTCCTGCTCGCGTCCAGAGGTGTTGGTGAACTGGTGGTTGGTGTGAACTTCGGCATACTGATGAGCATAGGTTCTTATTATGTCCAGACAGGAAGATTCGCTCTCGAACCAGCCCTGGCAGCAGGTCCGATCGCATTTCTCATTCTTCTAGTTCTGTTCATAAATCAATTTCAGGATGTGAAGGCTGATTCTCTGACAGGAAAAAGAACTCTGGTCGTGAGACTGGGTACAAAGAGAAGCTCCCGGTTGTATCTGGCCATAATCTCTCTCACCTATCTGTGGATTCTCGTTTTTGTCTGGTTCAGATTGATGAGCCCCTTTGCGATCCTGGCTCTCCTGTCAGTTCCGATCGCAGCAAAGGCGACATCAGTAGCCCTGGTGAATTATGATAAGCCGAAGTTGCTTGTACCAGCCAACGCCGGCACAATTATGCTCCATCTCTCCGTCGGCCTGCTTATTTCGCTCGCCTATGTCCTGGAGGGCATCTTCAGTTGA